Proteins from one Molothrus aeneus isolate 106 chromosome 27, BPBGC_Maene_1.0, whole genome shotgun sequence genomic window:
- the RNF126 gene encoding E3 ubiquitin-protein ligase RNF126 produces the protein MAEASPQPGRFFCHCCSAEIAPRLPDYICPRCESGFIEELPEEPRNADNETSSSTSATDQSRHPFENVDQHLFTLPPGYGQFAFGFFDDSFEFPFGSNVQQAEDNRDSENRREREHQSRHRYGARQPRARLATRRASGRHEGVPTLEGIIQQLVNGIIAPTTIPNLGLGPWGVLHSNPMDYAWGANGLDAIITQLLNQFENTGPPPADKEKIQALPTIQITQEHVDSGLECPVCKEDYTVGENVRQLPCNHLFHDGCIVPWLEQHDTCPVCRKSLSGQNTATNPPGLTGMNFSSSSSSSSSSSSPSNENSSNNS, from the exons ATGGCGGAGGCGTCGCCGCAGCCGGGCCGGTtcttctgccactgctgctcGGCCGAGATCGCCCCGCGCCTACCC GACTACATCTGCCCACGGTGTGAGTCTGGTTTTATTGAAGAGCTTCCTGAGGAGCCGAG GAACGCTGACAATGAGACCAGCTCCTCCACGTCAGCCACTGATCAGAGCAGGCATCCTTTCGAG AACGTGGATCAACACTTGTTCACCTTGCCCCCGGGCTATGGCCAGTTTGCTTTCGGCTTCTTTGACGACAGCTTTGAGTTTCCCTTCGGGTCCAAcgtgcagcaggcagaggacaACCGGGACTCGGAGAACCGGCGGGAGCGCGAGCACCAGTCCCGGCACCGCTACGGCGCCCGGCAGCCCCGCGCCCGCCTGGCCACGCGCCGAGCCTCGGGCAGGCACGAGGGAGTCCCCACGCTGGAAGG aATTATCCAGCAGCTGGTCAACGGAATTATTGCACCGACCACAATTCCAAACCTAGGCCTGGGCCCTTG GGGAGTCCTGCACTCAAATCCGATGGACTATGCCTGGGGTGCCAATGGCCTGGATGCGATTATCACACAG TTACTGAATCAATTTGAAAACACTGGACCGCCACCAGCAGACAAAGAGAAGATCCAAGCCCTCCCCACCATACAGATCACACAGGAGCACGTAG ATTCTGGGTTGGAGTGCCCTGTGTGTAAGGAAGACTACACAGTCGGGGAGAACGTGCGGCAGTTACCGTGCAATCACCTGTTCCACGACGGCTGCATCGTCCCGTGGCTGGAGCAG CATGACACGTGTCCCGTCTGCCGGAAAAGTTTAAGTGGACAAAACACTGCCACAAACCCCCCAGGACTCACAGGGATGAACTTCTcgtcatcctcctcctcctcctcttcctccagctcACCAAGTAATGAAAACTCATCGAACAACTCATGA
- the FGF22 gene encoding LOW QUALITY PROTEIN: fibroblast growth factor 22 (The sequence of the model RefSeq protein was modified relative to this genomic sequence to represent the inferred CDS: deleted 2 bases in 1 codon) yields the protein MRRGGPAAIAACLAGALAVLAGPGPGPGSASGTGRRPPRSYGHLEGDVRWRRLFSATRFFLRIDGGGGVEGTRWRERPGSIVEIRSVRVGVVAIRAVHTGFYLAMNKRGRLYGSVGRTLPPGGLHQSHRLRAGSEQAPAFPCPDLHPPSPSAPRGSGRSQAEQSHPSPPSLSCQKEFSPNCKFTERIEENGYNTYASLRWRHRGRPMFLSLNSKGRPQRGGRTSRQHLSTHFLPMLVS from the exons atGAGGCGCGGGGGCCCCGCCGCCATCGCCGCCTGCCTGGCCGGGGCACTGGCCGTgctggcggggccggggccggggccgggcagtGCCTCCGGGACCGGCCGGCGGCCCCCCCGCAGCTACGGGCACCTGGAGGGCGACGTGCGCTGGCGGCGGCTCTTCTCCGCCACCCGCTTCTTCCTGCGCAtcgacggcggcggcggcgtgGAGGGAACGCGCTGGAGGGAGCGGCCGGGCA GCATCGTTGAGATCCGGTCGGTTCGTGTCGGCGTCGTGGCCATCCGGGCGGTGCACACCGGATTCTACCTGGCCATGAACAAGCGGGGGAGGCTCTACGGGTCGGTAGGTCGGACGCTGCCTCCTGGG GGACTGCACCAGAGTcacaggctcagggcaggctcgGAACAGGCTCCTGCTTTCCCATGCCCTGACCTGCACCCACCaagcccctctgcccccagggGATCAGGGAGGAGCCagg ctgagcagagccacccctcacccccttccctctcctgccagAAGGAGTTCAGCCCCAACTGCAAGTTCACGGAGCGCATCGAAGAGAACGGCTACAACACCTACGCGTCGCTGCGCTGGCGGCACCGCGGCCGCCCCATGTTCCTCTCGCTCAATAGCAAGGGCCGGCCACAGAGAGGGGGCAGGACAAGCCGGCAGCACCTCTCCACACACTTCCTCCCCATGCTCGTCAGCTGA
- the POLRMT gene encoding DNA-directed RNA polymerase, mitochondrial yields the protein MSLLRLRAVLRGPGGLRGPGIPWRIFRSYSSASTKEKANRNGPCERTELLEVLKARAKQLQGSNIPEVTVSKVELAALDNDKYQEAVVPGPKEKQPIPRAQGNGLARSSTWAKKLQKEMYSQQPKMKQELPSAASQLGLESQAKAEATPNTKTMKSPKMKATTAWNQSSGSPHNKPRVVEVKGAEELKRPQRMPKDKSNQQVLQQTIQANLECFLFLQQAEEAERYLLLCHSSPVKRKVLDVGAFNIVMRIWARKGCLNRLDRLFSILEAAGLQPNLDSYATALECTGRSQSPPKAILRYLQQLNSSGFHVDELFQKCLFEEDEKEMVLRAVRTVQPNYQLPPPPSTKICKSSLLQDFYSRETMGSYPKLDFSVKELQERFQQQLEMELKNTVTIESVEAAKPLTPQAIKARELLGTLRSQWRDAILQALQSSKRSMARPKRMSKYNVLYPYLCLLPDEEYVDIMLQILNDLSPQGESLAVLARELGSKVYDRYIIQRKLHSGQLEKVQQIYESYIQLLAKDSQPKQYLPREYWEKLVAEAGFGPSLNLKTCSWPCVLLMRLGMHMLELLVKAVKVPRNILNRRLESKPIPVLYHVYSFYSNWQVGLIRPHPIFSQLVSNAAETTLTFNSSAMPMLCPPVPWTSPTFGAFVLNDTKLMRFMDDTTHHQLLLEQCPLVDLHPVLDALNQLGNCAWKINQPVLDIIISIFNDKGDEKLDIPPPISEAPKPPTPPGNSSTWSKSFKHEVFLCKKKAAEMHSLRMDALYKLSIANYVRDKVFWFPHNMDFRGRTYPCPPYFNHLGNDVTRAILLFAEGRPLGPKGLDWLKIHLINLTGLKKKNALQERLDYANEIMEDILDSADHPLTGRKWWMDTDEPWQALACCMEIAKASRSPDPAAYISHFPVHQDGSCNGLQHYAALGRDLSGAASVNLVPCGLPQDVYSAVAQQVEEFRKKDAERGLKIAQVLQGFISRKVVKQTVMTVVYGVTRYGGRLQIEKRLKEIDEFPEEYLWEASHYLVKQVFNSIKEMFSATRDIQNWLTESAKLIAQSGRTVEWVTPLGLPIIQPYYRSRSTVLNCGMQRLSVKTSNSSQKPDTVKQKNAFPPNFIHSLDSTHMMLTALYCLRKGLTFVSVHDCYWTHALTVDVMNQVCRQQFVALHSEKILQDLSEFMLEKYCSSSSSSTEPIAHWQKRLKEQLSNVPRTGEFNLKQVMDSTYFFS from the exons ATGTCGCTGCTGAGGCTGCGGGCGGTGCTGAGGGGCCCGGGCGGGCTGAGGGGGCCCG GGATTCCATGGAGAATCTTCAGGAGCTactcctctgccagcaccaaGGAGAAGGCGAACAGAAATGGCCCCTGTgagaggacagagctgctggaag TGCTGAAAGCTCGAGccaagcagctccagggcagtaACATCCCAGAGGTGACAGTCAGCAAAGTGGAATTGGCTGCACTGGACAATGACAAGTACCAGGAGGCCGTGGTCCCTGGCCCCAAGGAGAAGCAGCccattcccagggcacagggtAATGGCCTGGCTCGGTCCAGCACCTGGGCCaaaaagctgcagaaggagatgtacagccagcagccaaagatgaagcaggaattgcccagtgctgcctcccagctggGTCTAGAGAGCCAGGCCAAGGCAGAGGCCACACCCAACACAAAAACCATGAAGAGCCCAAAGATGAAAGCAACCACTGCCTGGAAccagagctctggcagcccccaCAACAAGCCCAGGGTGGTGGAAGTGAAGGGAGCTGAAGAGCTGAAGAGGCCTCAGAGGATGCCAAAGGACAAGAGTAAccagcaggtgctgcagcagacCATCCAGGCCAACCTGGAGTGCttcctgttcctgcagcaggcagaggaggctgagaggtacctcctgctgtgccacagctcccCTGTGAAGAGGAAGGTGCTGGACGTGGGGGCCTTCAACATCGTCATGCGCATCTGGGCCAGGAAG ggctgtttgAACCGCCTGGACCGATTGTTTTCCATCCTGGAGgctgctgggctccagcccAACCTAGACTCCTACGCCACGGCCCTGGAGTGCACGGGCCGGAGCCAGTCACCTCCCAAAGCCATCCTGAG gtacctgcagcagctgaacagcAGTGGCTTCCATGTGGATGAGCTCTTCCAAAAGTGCCTGTTTGAGGAAGATGAGAAGGAGATGGTGCTGCGGGCTGTCAGGACTGTCCAGCCCAACTACCAGCTGCCTCCTCCACCCAGCACCAAGATCTGCAAGTCTTCTCTGCTCCAGGACTTCTATTCCAGA GAGACGATGGGCTCATACCCCAAGCTGGATTTCTCAGTGAAGGAGTTGCAGGAGcgcttccagcagcagctggagatggagCTGAAGAACACCGTGACCATCGAGTCGGTGGAGGCAGCCAAGCCCCTGACCCCACAGGCCATCAAAGCG cgCGAGCTGCTGGGCACGCTCCGCTCGCAGTGGCGTGATGCCatcctccaggccctgcagagctccaaaCGCAGCATGGCCAGGCCCAAGAGGATGTCCAAGTACAACGTCCTCTACCCCTACCTGTGTCTGCTGCCAGATGAGGAGTATGTGGACATCATGCTGCAG ATCCTCAATGATCTGTCTCCACAAGGTGAGTCCCTGGCAGTCCTGGCCAGGGAGCTGGGCTCCAAAGTCTACGACAGGTACATCATCCAAAGGAAGCTGCACAGTGGGCAGCTGGAGAAGGTGCAGCAGATCTATGAGAGCTACATCCAGCTGCTGGCAAAGGACAGCCAG CCTAAACAGTACTTGCCACGGGAATACTGGGAGAAGCTGGTGGCAGAAGCAGGCTTTGGGCCTTCCCTGAACCTGAAGACCTGCAGCTGGCCGTGTGTGCTCCTCATGCGCCTGGGCATGCACATGCTGGAGCTCCTGGTGAAGGCTGTTAAGGTGCCCAGGAACATCCTCAATCGTCGCCTGGAGTCCAAGCCTATCCCTGTCCTCTACCACGTCTACTCCTTCTACAGTAACTGGCAG GTCGGGCTGATAAGGCCCCATCCCATCTTCTCGCAGCTTGTGTCAAACGCTGCAGAGACCACGCTGACCTTCAACTCCTCTGCCATGCCCAtgctgtgccctcctgtgccCTGGACCTCCCCCACTTTTGGTGCCTTTGTCCTCAATGACACCAAGCTGATGCGTTTCATGGATGACACCACCCAccaccagctgctcctggagcagtgTCCCCTGGTGGACCTCCACCCTGTGCTGGATGCCCTGAACCAACTGGGTAACTGTGCCTGGAAGATCAACCAGCCAGTGCTGGATATCATCATCTCCATCTTCAATGACAAAGGGGATGAGAAGCTGGACATCCCACCACCCATCTCTGAGGCTCCCAAGCCTCCTACTCCTCCTGGCAATTCCTCCACCTGGAGCAAGTCCTTCAAGCACGAGGTGTTCCTGTGCAAGAAGAAGGCTGCAGAGATGCACAGCCTGCGCATGGACGCTCTCTACAAGCTCTCAATCGCCAACTATGTCAGGGACAAGGTGTTCTGGTTCCCTCACAACATGGACTTCCGTGGCAGGACTTACCCATGCCCACCCTATTTCAACCACCTGGGGAACGATGTCACCAGGGCCATCCTGCTGTTTGCAGAGGGGAGGCCGCTGGGCCCCAAGGGACTTGACTGGCTGAAGATCCACCTCATCAACCTGACAGGGCTGAAGAAGAAGAATGCCTTGCAGGAGAGGCTGGACTATGCCAATGAAATCATGGAGGACATCCTGGACTCGGCTGACCACCCGCTCACG ggcaggaagTGGTGGATGGACACTGATGAGCCCTGGCAAGCCTTGGCATGCTGTATGGAAATCGCCAAAGCCTCCAGGTCCCCAGACCCAGCAGCTTACATCTCTCACTTCCCAGTTCACCAG gatggCTCCTGCAATGGGCTGCAGCACTATGCAGCGCTCGGCCGGGATCTCAGCGGCGCTGCCTCTGTCAACCTGGTGCCCTGTGGGCTCCCTCAGGATGTCTACAGTGCAGTGGCCCAGCAG GTGGAGGAGTTTCGGAAGAAGGATGCTGAGAGGGGTTTGAAGAttgcccaggtgctgcagggcttCATCAGCCGCAAGGTGGTGAAGCAGACGGTGATGACGGTCGTGTACGGCGTCACTCGCTACGGCGGCCGCCTGCAGATCGAGAAACGCCTCAAGGAGATCGATGAGTTCCCCGAG gagtATTTGTGGGAAGCATCTCATTATCTGGTGAAGCAGGTGTTCAACAGCATCAAGGAGATGTTCTCAGCGACTCGAGATATCCAG AACTGGCTGACAGAGAGTGCCAAGCTCATCGCCCAGTCGGGCCGGACAGTGGAGTGGGTCACACCTCTGGGGCTGCCCATCATCCAGCCCTACTATCGCTCCAGGTCCACTGTG CTGAACTGTGGCATGCAGCGCTTGAGTGTGAAAACCTCCAACAGCAGCCA GAAACCTGACACTGTGAAGCAGAAGAATGCCTTTCCCCCCAATTTCATCCACTCTCTGGACTCCACACACATGATGCTCACAGCACTGTACTGCCTCAG gAAGGGCCTGACCTTTGTCTCAGTCCACGACTGCTACTGGACTCACGCGCTCACCGTGGATGTCATGAACCAG GTCTGTCGGCAGCagtttgtggctctgcacagtgaGAAGATTCTGCAGGATCTGTCTGAGTTCATGCTGGAGAAGTATTGCAG TtcatccagctccagcacagagcccatAGCCCATTGGCAGAAGAGACTGAAGGAGCAGCTGTCAAATGTCCCCAGGACAG GTGAATTCAACCTGAAGCAAGTGATGGATTCCACGTATTTCTTCAGCTGA
- the HCN2 gene encoding potassium/sodium hyperpolarization-activated cyclic nucleotide-gated channel 2 codes for MRAGRGAAGGEAAAAEEEAAADGAKRGGAAAAAAAAAAAGRARGRGGKGSPNGECRRGEAPRSPGPEPPREPKVSFSCGGGGASPGGAKAAEEGASEDAAEEVRGSQASFMQRQFGAMLQPGVNKFSLRMFGSQKAVEREQERVKSAGAWIIHPYSDFRFYWDFTMLLFMVGNLIIIPVGITFFKEETTAPWIVFNVVSDTFFLMDLVLNFRTGIVIEDNTEIILDPEKIKKKYLKTWFVVDFVSSIPVDYVFLIVEKGIDSEVYKTARALRIVRFTKILSLLRLLRLSRLIRYIHQWEEIFHMTYDLASAVMRIINLIGMMLLLCHWDGCLQFLVPMLQDFPQNCWVSINGMVNDSWSELYSFALFKSMSHMLCIGYGKQAPESMTDIWLTMLSMIVGATCYAMFIGHATALIQSLDSSRRQYQEKYKQVEQYMSFHKLPADFRQKIHDYYEHRYQGKMFDEDSILGELNEPLREEIVNFNCRKLVASMPLFANADPNFVTAMLTKLKFEVFQPGDYIIREGTIGKKMYFIQHGVVSILTKGNKEMKLSDGSYFGEICLLTRGRRTASVRADTYCRLYSLSVDNFNEVLEEYPMMRRAFETVAIDRLDRIGKKNSILLHKVQHDLNSGVFNNQENEIIQEIVKYDREMVQQAELQQHTAMYSPVQPQVTSAIATLQQAVAMSFCPQMASPLVGSMALGSPRMMRRLQYAQAVPSPFAVSPVLLQQSPPPQPQPPVPHANPSPSQDPAQPTALPASTSAFAAAAASPPSQSPLASRTFAYGGTPGPLGSQLSLSQQPAPGSPQRLAAHKSTQALHTSSLSQDSRPLSASQPSLPHGLAAGSTQSPPASARESSTSIGGGPAAASPGPGPPAGLRAQAPSRGAPAHPAPTGSGLTAPPALPQDSAAARKDSASSTPDTDPAKSRLSSNL; via the exons aTGCGGGCGGGccgcggcgcggcgggcggggaggcggcggcggccgaggaggaggcggcggccgaTGGGGCCAAACGCGGcggggcagcggcagcggcggcagcggcggcggcggcggggcgggcgcggggccgcggcgggaAGGGGTCCCCGAACGGCGAGTGCCGGCGCGGGGAAGCGCcgcggagccccggcccggAGCCGCCCCGCGAGCCCAAGGTCTCGTTCtcctgcggcggcggcggagcatCCCCCGGCGGGGCCAAGGCGGCCGAGGAGGGGGCGAGCGAGGATGCGGCCGAGGAGGTGCGCGGGAGCCAGGCCAGCTTCATGCAGCGGCAGTTCGGGGCGATGCTCCAGCCCGGCGTCAACAAGTTCTCGCTGCGGATGTTCGGCTCGCAGAAGGCGgtggagagggagcaggagcgCGTCAAGTCGGCGGGGGCCTGGATCATCCACCCCTACAGCGATTTCAG ATTTTACTGGGACTTCACGATGCTGCTCTTCATGGTGGGCAACCTGATCATCATTCCCGTGGGCATCACCTTCTTCAAGGAGGAGACCACGGCCCCCTGGATCGTGTTCAACGTGGTCTCTGACACCTTCTTCCTGATGGACCTGGTGCTGAACTTCCGGACAGGGATTGTCATTGAGGACAACACAGAAATCATCCTGGACCCCGAGAAGATCAAGAAGAAGTACCTCAAGACCTGGTTTGTGGTGGATTTTgtctcctccatccctgtggaCTACGTTTTCCTCATTGTGGAGAAGGGCATAGACTCTGAGGTCTATAAGACAGCCCGTGCCCTCCGCATCGTCCGGTTCACCAAGATCCTGAGCCTGCTGCGGCTGCTCCGCCTCTCCCGCCTCATCCGCTACATCCACCAGTGGGAGGAG ATCTTCCACATGACGTATGACCTGGCCAGCGCCGTGATGAGGATCATCAACCTCATTGGgatgatgctgctgctctgccactggGATGGCTGCCTCCAGTTCCTGGTGCCCATGCTGCAGGATTTCCCCCAGAACTGCTGGGTGTCCATCAACGGGATGGTG AACGACTCCTGGAGTGAGCTGTACTCCTTCGCCCTCTTCAAGTCCATGAGCCACATGCTGTGCATCGGCTATGGGAAGCAGGCACCTGAGAGCATGACAGACATCTGGCTGACCATGCTGAGCATGATCGTGGGGGCCACCTGCTACGCCATGTTCATCGGCCACGCCACCGCCCTCATCCAGTCCCTGGACTCCTCCCGGCGCCAGTACCAGGAGAAG TACAAGCAGGTGGAGCAGTACATGTCCTTCCACAAGCTGCCCGCTGACTTCCGCCAGAAGATCCACGACTACTACGAGCATCGCTACCAGGGCAAGATGTTTGATGAGGACAGCATCCTGGGGGAGCTCAACGAGCCCCTGCGTGAG GAAATCGTGAACTTCAACTGCCGCAAGCTGGTGGCCTCGATGCCGCTGTTTGCCAACGCCGACCCCAACTTTGTCACGGCCATGCTCACCAAGCTGAAGTTTGAGGTGTTCCAGCCGGGTGACTACATCATCCGAGAGGGCACCATCGGCAAGAAGATGTACTTCATCCAGCACGGGGTGGTCAGCATCCTCACCAAGGGCAACAAGGAGATGAAACTCTCTGATGGCTCCTACTTTGGGG AGATCTGCTTGCTGACCCGTGGCCGGCGCACGGCCAGTGTCCGTGCAGACACCTACTGCCGCCTCTACTCGCTCTCCGTGGACAACTTCAACGAGGTGCTGGAGGAGTACCCCATGATGAGACGGGCCTTTGAGACTGTGGCCATCGACCGTCTCGACCGCATTG GGAAGAAGAACTCGATCCTGCTCCACAAAGTTCAGCACGACCTCAACTCAGGTGTCTTCAACAACCAGGAGAACGAGATCATCCAGGAGATCGTCAAGTACGACCGGGAGATGGTGCAGCAGgcggagctgcagcagcacacggCCATGTACAGCCCCGTCCAGCCCCAGGTCACCTCTGCCATCGCCACCCTCCAGCAAGCCGTGGCCATGAGCTTCTGCCCGCAGATGGCCAGCCCGCTGGTGGGCTCCATGGCGCTGGGCTCGCCCCGCATGATGCGCCGCTTGCAGTACGCCCAGGCCGTGCCCAGCCCCTTCGCCGTGTCCCccgtgctgctgcagcagagccccccgccgcagccgcagcccccCGTGCCCCACGCCAACCCCTCGCCCTCGCAGGACCCGGCGCAGCCCACGGCCCTGCCCGCCTCCACCAGCGCCTTCGCCGCGGCCGCGGCCAGCCCTCCGTCCCAAAGCCCGCTGGCCAGCCGGACGTTCGCCTACGGAGGTACCCCCGGGCCGCTGGGCTCGCAGCTGTCCCTCAGCCAGCAGCCGGCGCCCGGCTCGCCGCAGCGCCTGGCCGCCCACAAGAGCACACAGGCGCTGCACaccagcagcctcagccaggaTTCGCGGCCCCTCTCGGCCTCGCAGCCCTCGCTGCCCCACGGGCTGGCGGCcggcagcacccagagccccccggCGTCCGCCCGCGAGTCCAGCACCTCCATCGGAGGgggcccggccgccgcctcGCCGGGCCCGGGCCCTCCGGCCGGGCTGCGGGCCCAGGCGCCCTCACGGGGGGCCCCGGCCCACCCGGCGCCCACGGGCTCGGGGCTGACAGCGCCGCCCGCCCTGCCGCAGGACTCGGCGGCGGCCCGCAAGGATTCGGCGTCCAGCACGCCCGACACGGACCCGGCCAAGTCCAGGCTTTCTTCCAACTTGTGA